One part of the Algibacter sp. L1A34 genome encodes these proteins:
- a CDS encoding RagB/SusD family nutrient uptake outer membrane protein: MKYIKTYKLASLLVLLVFITSCNEDFLKVDDLDDLDLSTVYQSEEDLNLALNNLYFSLPNLDVEDPLFSIDANQAYIVPYFWTDDAIHRNIANTADNQGSDFNWSDSRRSLRTFYRYQDIANINFFLESLPGATFQTESNRERFAAEARFFRAWIYETMVLAYGDVPLVTTTLTPADNPARTPRQEVFDFIISELDEIDNHLPETYSGDDVGRITKGAALALKSRAYLNALGWHSDQNALYEGAEAACSEIINSGVYALVDGIDGFKEQFTPNSDLISPETILATIYVTGINVSRYALQVSPRDLYKGINGSGNNQRRPGFTSNFIEEVQTINGLFPKDDSTYDPANPWVNRDPRLEASVRLPLDEYLGTDGVNNDIFLPHPSYGDTRDRVQGSNNNPTGYGFKKYTDYTMLNNIEGDADLKIIRYSEVLLMYAEALAGQGRDGEAITYLDQVRERVGMPKYADIGLPTVTRGTTGNSMIDAILLERRYEFAGEGPQRWFDIWRYKLGNQVIGTVYGIPDDVDLPGDLIGPKYDSSDLEIYQRVWDDNYYLLPIFINFLDDNVNLTQNPGY; encoded by the coding sequence ATGAAATATATAAAAACATACAAATTAGCATCTCTACTTGTGTTGCTTGTTTTCATTACATCTTGTAATGAAGACTTTCTAAAAGTAGATGATCTAGATGATCTTGATTTATCTACTGTTTACCAGTCGGAAGAAGATTTAAATTTAGCATTAAATAACCTTTACTTTTCATTGCCTAATTTAGATGTTGAAGATCCGTTATTTTCGATAGATGCAAACCAGGCCTATATTGTTCCTTATTTTTGGACAGATGATGCAATACATAGAAATATTGCAAATACTGCAGATAACCAAGGTTCAGATTTTAATTGGAGTGATAGTAGAAGATCTTTAAGAACTTTTTATAGATATCAAGATATTGCAAATATTAATTTTTTCTTAGAGTCATTACCTGGTGCTACGTTTCAAACAGAATCTAATAGAGAAAGATTTGCTGCAGAAGCAAGGTTTTTTAGAGCATGGATATATGAAACTATGGTATTAGCTTACGGAGATGTTCCATTAGTAACAACAACATTAACACCTGCTGATAACCCTGCTAGAACACCAAGACAAGAAGTGTTTGATTTTATTATTAGTGAATTAGATGAAATTGACAATCATTTACCAGAAACATACTCAGGTGACGATGTTGGTCGTATAACTAAAGGTGCTGCATTAGCATTAAAATCGAGAGCATATTTAAATGCTTTAGGTTGGCATTCGGACCAAAATGCTTTATATGAAGGAGCAGAGGCAGCTTGTTCAGAAATAATTAACAGTGGTGTTTACGCTTTGGTAGATGGTATTGATGGTTTTAAAGAGCAGTTTACTCCAAATAGCGATTTAATATCTCCAGAAACTATACTTGCAACAATTTACGTAACAGGTATTAATGTAAGTAGATATGCGTTGCAGGTTTCTCCTAGAGATTTATATAAAGGGATTAATGGTAGTGGAAATAATCAAAGAAGACCAGGGTTTACTTCAAATTTTATAGAAGAAGTTCAAACTATCAATGGTTTATTTCCTAAAGATGATTCAACATACGACCCTGCTAACCCTTGGGTGAATAGAGACCCTAGACTTGAGGCTTCTGTTAGGTTACCTTTAGATGAATATCTTGGAACTGATGGTGTAAATAATGATATCTTTTTACCTCACCCATCTTATGGAGATACAAGAGATAGAGTTCAAGGCTCTAACAATAACCCAACGGGATATGGTTTTAAAAAGTATACAGATTATACTATGCTTAACAATATAGAAGGAGATGCTGATCTTAAAATAATTAGATATTCTGAAGTTTTACTGATGTATGCTGAAGCTTTAGCAGGACAAGGAAGAGATGGAGAAGCTATAACATATTTAGACCAAGTACGTGAACGTGTTGGAATGCCAAAATATGCAGATATTGGATTACCAACTGTAACAAGAGGAACCACTGGTAACTCCATGATCGATGCTATTCTATTAGAAAGACGCTATGAATTTGCTGGTGAAGGCCCACAACGTTGGTTTGATATTTGGAGATATAAATTAGGTAACCAAGTTATTGGTACTGTTTATGGAATTCCTGATGATGTAGACTTACCGGGCGATTTAATAGGTCCAAAATACGATTCATCAGATCTTGAAATTTATCAAAGAGTTTGGGATGATAATTACTATTTATTACCAATTTTTATTAACTTTTTAGATGATAATGTTAATCTAACACAGAATCCTGGGTACTAA
- a CDS encoding RagB/SusD family nutrient uptake outer membrane protein, producing MKNIIKLFILSTAVTLSSCEDFLEKTPLDVVSEVDFYSTPGDLRASVNAFYNDLPGWSNTNVGFSVLPDLDSDMGIAENINSRLSGQTGVATESSNSVWSWDEVREVNWLLDHVDQAEGDQTEIDQYIGETYFFRAYYYFNLLVDYGDLPIFDKYFDDKDEEFLFAAREPRNEVADFILSDLTTAISLLQSFPDISTSPRVSKEAALLLKARIALYEGTWERYHNGTAFGVEGSNGSAYLEIAADTSEELIDSGVFTLEDDYSSLFNQVGLSGNSEVMLWRDFNDDLGFNNSLQLSWPNRCAYTREAIRSYLCIDGDPISVSDLYDEGDKSLATIEVDRDPRLAALIMVPGDLIKRDGSSTVAYIAPDFTTANAGLTGYESQKYRNIDIDPVTSDFTKNTSKVIMRYAEALLIFAEAKAELGTITQAHLEKSINKLRTRVGMPGITLGSITMDPDWPNYGYTLTDILYEVRRERTVELMAEGFRLDDLLRWRAHELVNGTTPRGAYFYDGIVNSDTPESNVTIDSEGYIAPFLSSDPYNFDESKAYLLPIPSNELILNPNLLPQNPGW from the coding sequence ATGAAAAATATAATAAAATTATTTATTTTAAGTACAGCAGTGACTTTGTCGTCTTGCGAAGACTTTTTAGAAAAAACACCTTTGGATGTTGTCTCGGAGGTTGATTTTTATAGCACACCTGGTGATTTAAGAGCATCAGTTAATGCTTTTTATAATGATTTACCAGGTTGGTCAAATACTAATGTAGGTTTCTCTGTACTACCCGATCTTGATTCTGATATGGGTATTGCTGAAAATATAAACTCTAGACTTAGTGGTCAAACAGGTGTAGCTACAGAGTCTTCAAATTCAGTTTGGAGTTGGGACGAGGTAAGAGAAGTTAATTGGCTTTTAGATCATGTTGATCAAGCAGAAGGTGATCAAACAGAAATTGACCAATACATAGGAGAAACTTATTTTTTTAGAGCGTATTACTATTTTAATCTTTTAGTTGATTACGGTGATTTACCAATATTTGATAAATATTTTGATGATAAGGATGAAGAATTTTTATTCGCTGCTAGAGAACCAAGAAATGAAGTAGCCGATTTTATTCTTTCGGATTTAACCACTGCTATTTCTTTATTACAATCTTTTCCAGATATCTCAACAAGTCCTCGTGTAAGTAAAGAAGCTGCTTTATTACTAAAAGCAAGGATTGCGCTTTATGAAGGGACATGGGAAAGGTATCATAATGGAACAGCTTTTGGCGTAGAAGGCTCTAACGGTTCTGCTTATTTAGAAATCGCTGCAGATACTTCTGAAGAACTTATCGATAGTGGTGTATTTACACTTGAAGATGATTATTCTTCTTTGTTTAACCAAGTTGGACTGAGCGGTAATAGCGAAGTAATGCTTTGGAGAGATTTTAATGACGATTTAGGTTTTAATAATAGTTTACAACTTTCTTGGCCGAACCGTTGTGCTTATACTAGAGAAGCAATACGTAGCTATTTATGTATTGATGGTGACCCTATTTCAGTAAGCGATTTATACGATGAAGGAGATAAGTCTTTAGCTACAATTGAAGTAGACAGAGATCCAAGATTAGCCGCTTTAATAATGGTGCCTGGAGATTTAATTAAAAGAGATGGTAGCTCAACTGTTGCTTATATAGCTCCTGATTTCACTACTGCTAATGCAGGACTTACGGGGTATGAATCACAAAAATATAGAAATATTGATATAGATCCTGTTACTAGTGATTTTACTAAAAACACGTCCAAGGTTATAATGCGTTATGCTGAAGCTTTATTAATTTTTGCTGAAGCTAAAGCAGAATTAGGTACCATTACTCAAGCTCATTTGGAAAAGTCTATTAATAAGTTACGTACTCGTGTAGGTATGCCTGGTATAACGTTAGGATCAATAACTATGGATCCTGATTGGCCAAATTATGGATATACCCTTACAGATATTTTGTATGAAGTTCGTAGAGAACGTACTGTTGAACTAATGGCAGAAGGTTTTAGACTTGATGATTTATTACGTTGGAGAGCTCATGAATTAGTTAATGGAACCACTCCTAGAGGAGCATATTTTTACGATGGTATTGTAAATTCAGATACACCAGAATCAAATGTAACGATAGATTCTGAAGGTTATATTGCTCCATTTCTTAGTTCAGACCCTTATAATTTTGATGAAAGTAAAGCATATTTATTGCCTATACCAAGTAACGAATTAATACTTAACCCTAATTTATTACCACAAAATCCAGGTTGGTAA
- a CDS encoding SusC/RagA family TonB-linked outer membrane protein: MKIKLHNFSFYRKKEHLSFFLSVLVFSCVSASYGLEPITSVEFKKTTNYLQQQVKGTITDINGQPIPGVNIVEKGTANGAQSDFDGGFSITPSNANAVLVFSFVGFVTKEVSVGGKTTLKIVLDEDISQLDEVVVVGYGTQKKVNLTAAVSQVGAETFENRPSANVARSLQGSVPGLVISNSSSGGAPGADTNINIRGFLTSAGSGGNVQESSPLVLVDGIEMNLNDIDPESIETVSVLKDAAAASIYGSQAAGGAILITTKSGSNMKGKIRVTYSTNYALTQPTKIPELASPINFAYAVNDSRINNGQNPYHDETDLANILANMANPGSAPSIGVNAAGTNWNYTSIGIDATGATDWTEVLYKDWAERTKHNLSISGGDQKLNYYFSAGAYDEGGLLKVGDESFQRYNLDAKISSQVNKWLKVELLTKVLKSYSDYPTQGGTDNDLSGVLDLLSKIKPTFPLVDPIYGEEWLGHSYFPFWATQRFKTEQNQLVLLPRFIIEPIKDLKLNVNLNYKRSNNYEEESILSSQQIRPAGFIDRVAQQNTSYSPAFATTEYFSPNIFTTYDKSIGNHNLNATVGYQSEVNNFHSLGAQTDYLISDNVVSINASLDDDQLVSEAITHWATQSVFSRFRYNYKEKYLFEFSYRRDGSSRFAPEDRWAGFPSYSAGYNVAKENFWPIDAINTFKLRGSYGTLGNQNVSNYLYLSNIELNTGGTSYLFDGQRETYAFTPGLGSENLTWEKVKTTDIGFDLSAFNNKLDIGFSWYRTDIEGMATGGLNLPAQLGTNAPVANAGISRVQGWEVEAKWRQNIGKDFSYNIRAVLSDYTRSIVDYPVPDGTAEQSLTQTYYPGQDLGTIYGLTWDGWFLTDEEAANHPIDQSAVTGWSYSAGDTKYKDLDGDGSINRGAWEVGDTGDWSVLGNTTPRYQYAVNLGFVYKNLDFNAFIQGVGKRDVVVSNHQRFRGPAQGAFHANVWEEHLDYFRPEDTTNPLGPNLDAYFPAPYSANPGRNNKNYSQVVDRYIQNGAYARLKSLQLGYTIPKDVTSKHGITNFRLYVTGENLFTVNDMLFFDPENITAGVTGSAISYPLQKIVSMGLNVSF, encoded by the coding sequence ATGAAAATTAAATTACACAATTTCTCTTTCTATCGAAAAAAAGAGCACTTAAGTTTTTTCTTGAGCGTTTTAGTTTTTTCGTGCGTTTCTGCCAGTTATGGTTTGGAGCCTATCACGAGTGTAGAATTTAAAAAAACTACTAACTATTTACAACAACAAGTAAAAGGAACAATTACCGATATTAACGGTCAACCAATACCCGGTGTTAATATTGTAGAAAAAGGCACAGCTAATGGAGCTCAATCTGATTTTGATGGAGGTTTCTCGATAACACCATCCAATGCAAATGCAGTGTTAGTATTTTCATTTGTGGGATTTGTTACAAAAGAAGTTTCTGTTGGAGGCAAAACAACACTTAAAATTGTTTTAGATGAAGATATCTCTCAATTAGACGAAGTTGTTGTTGTTGGGTATGGTACACAGAAAAAAGTAAATTTAACCGCAGCAGTATCTCAAGTTGGTGCAGAAACTTTTGAAAACAGACCTTCAGCAAATGTAGCTCGTTCATTGCAAGGTTCCGTACCAGGATTAGTAATTAGTAACTCATCTTCTGGTGGTGCGCCTGGTGCTGATACCAATATTAATATACGTGGATTTTTAACTAGTGCAGGTAGCGGTGGTAATGTTCAAGAATCTTCGCCATTAGTACTTGTTGATGGTATTGAAATGAATTTAAATGATATTGACCCTGAAAGTATCGAAACTGTTTCTGTACTTAAAGATGCTGCAGCAGCCTCTATTTATGGATCACAAGCTGCAGGTGGAGCCATATTAATTACCACAAAAAGCGGTAGTAATATGAAAGGGAAAATTAGAGTAACTTACAGTACTAACTACGCTTTAACCCAACCAACAAAAATTCCCGAATTAGCTAGCCCCATTAATTTTGCTTATGCTGTTAATGATTCTAGGATAAATAATGGTCAAAACCCATATCATGATGAAACAGATTTAGCTAATATTTTGGCCAACATGGCAAACCCTGGAAGTGCGCCATCAATAGGTGTTAATGCTGCGGGTACAAACTGGAACTATACCAGTATTGGAATTGATGCTACAGGTGCTACCGATTGGACTGAAGTTTTATATAAAGATTGGGCTGAAAGAACTAAACATAACTTAAGTATATCAGGTGGAGATCAAAAATTAAACTATTATTTTTCTGCTGGGGCTTATGACGAAGGTGGTCTTTTGAAAGTAGGAGATGAATCTTTTCAACGATACAATCTTGATGCAAAAATTTCTTCACAAGTTAATAAATGGTTAAAAGTAGAATTATTAACTAAAGTTTTAAAAAGCTACTCAGATTACCCAACGCAAGGAGGTACAGATAATGACTTATCTGGAGTTTTAGACTTATTATCTAAAATAAAACCAACCTTTCCTTTAGTAGATCCTATTTATGGAGAGGAATGGCTTGGACACTCATATTTTCCGTTTTGGGCTACTCAGCGTTTTAAAACAGAACAAAATCAACTTGTTTTATTACCAAGATTTATTATTGAGCCTATTAAAGACTTGAAATTAAACGTTAATCTTAATTATAAAAGAAGTAATAACTATGAAGAAGAGAGTATTTTATCAAGTCAACAAATAAGACCTGCCGGATTTATTGATAGAGTAGCACAGCAAAACACATCTTATTCTCCAGCTTTTGCAACAACCGAATATTTTTCTCCTAACATTTTTACTACTTATGATAAATCTATTGGGAACCATAACCTTAATGCTACAGTAGGATACCAAAGTGAGGTGAATAATTTCCATAGTTTAGGTGCACAGACTGATTATTTAATTTCTGATAATGTAGTTTCTATAAATGCATCTTTAGATGATGATCAACTTGTAAGTGAAGCCATAACGCATTGGGCAACACAAAGTGTGTTTAGTAGATTTAGATATAATTACAAAGAAAAATATTTATTTGAATTTAGCTACCGAAGAGATGGATCTTCTAGATTTGCTCCAGAGGATAGATGGGCTGGTTTTCCAAGTTATTCGGCTGGATATAATGTAGCTAAAGAGAATTTCTGGCCAATAGATGCTATTAACACCTTCAAATTAAGAGGGTCTTATGGTACGTTAGGAAATCAAAATGTTAGTAATTATTTGTATTTATCTAATATAGAATTAAATACTGGCGGAACAAGCTATTTATTTGATGGTCAACGCGAAACTTACGCTTTTACGCCAGGTTTAGGTAGTGAAAACTTAACTTGGGAAAAAGTAAAAACTACCGATATTGGTTTTGATCTTAGCGCATTTAACAACAAACTGGATATAGGTTTTTCTTGGTATCGTACAGATATCGAAGGCATGGCTACAGGTGGTCTTAATTTACCTGCACAGTTAGGAACAAATGCTCCTGTAGCAAACGCAGGAATTTCAAGAGTTCAAGGATGGGAAGTAGAGGCTAAATGGAGACAAAATATAGGTAAAGATTTTAGTTATAATATTAGAGCGGTACTTTCAGACTATACAAGAAGCATAGTAGATTACCCTGTTCCTGATGGAACAGCGGAGCAATCTTTAACTCAAACCTACTACCCAGGACAGGATTTAGGTACAATTTACGGTCTTACATGGGATGGCTGGTTTTTAACAGATGAAGAAGCAGCAAATCATCCTATAGACCAAAGTGCGGTTACTGGTTGGTCTTATTCAGCTGGTGATACAAAATATAAAGATCTTGATGGCGACGGATCTATAAACAGAGGCGCATGGGAAGTTGGAGATACTGGAGATTGGAGTGTACTTGGTAATACTACACCACGTTATCAATATGCAGTAAATCTTGGTTTTGTCTATAAAAATTTAGATTTTAATGCTTTTATACAAGGTGTTGGAAAAAGAGATGTCGTAGTATCTAATCACCAAAGGTTTAGAGGTCCTGCTCAAGGCGCATTTCATGCTAATGTTTGGGAAGAACATTTAGATTATTTTAGACCTGAAGATACCACAAATCCATTAGGTCCAAATTTAGATGCTTATTTCCCAGCACCATACTCTGCCAACCCAGGTAGAAATAACAAAAATTATAGTCAAGTAGTTGACCGTTATATACAAAATGGAGCTTATGCTAGATTAAAAAGTTTACAATTAGGATATACAATACCTAAAGATGTAACTAGCAAGCACGGTATAACCAATTTTAGACTTTATGTTACCGGAGAAAACCTATTTACAGTTAACGATATGCTCTTCTTTGATCCAGAAAATATTACAGCTGGTGTAACAGGTAGTGCCATATCTTACCCGTTACAGAAAATTGTATCCATGGGATTAAACGTATCATTCTAA
- a CDS encoding SusC/RagA family TonB-linked outer membrane protein, translated as MKIKLKNFSFYRKKEHLSFFLSVLVFSCVSASYGLEPIMSVESKKTTNYLQQQVKGLITDVNGQPIPGVNVVEKGTTNGVQSDFDGGFFISPSNENAVLVFSFVGFVTKEVPIGSQTDITVVLAEDIAQLDEVVVVGYGTQNSSKVVSSVVQVTNKELNLEKRPVTNGYSALVGSVPGLVMNNTSGSPGAIPSIQIRGTSTIGDANDVLVIIDNFEGSLSDINPQDIESVSVLKDASAVAVYGARGANGVLLVTTKKASRNKKTTVSYNMTSSIQTTPRLQQTLNSSQYMAFQNDIAPGTWDENSVSLANSGFYPETNWIEEVFESSAVQQSHSLTLSGGSENTGYLMTGSYLTQEGLALGEDKFERLNLRLKIDTDINSWLNVGTNTLISNRIDKSVEVVGGTNVRGLPFYPVKTEDDLWVSNGTADGSNPVASASSGSFSESDLDRINVQLYAKITPVKGLSLEERVSYIKTNEYARAWSNPFASVGLDATDPDSYTNPDSANRDYFSVSTDERVLEVQSTKSHNFRSLTSLTYEFEKGKHSAKAFLAIQSESGESELLAASRTGFLFDNIISLNQGELVNDSNTYDGLGNTETRGGNARTLSYIGRFNYSFADKYLIEASFRRDGSSYFTDENKWGFFPSVAVGWVASREKFFDNVNFVNLLKFRGSYGSAGSDGTLGSVTQQLVTYDASGYPLGGVSNARLGVDNFVNPDLIWETSTILNIGIDASLFNRKLDIGAEYFVNNRKDILDNISSTAYEYGFGDAQGNPYDVRSSGWDFNIKHKNTIGKFKYSVGANISNYDNEITRIEGGSESNNLQVGLSVNNRFGYQVDGFFDSQEEIDTYVTSDGTLIDQSNVSGANGVGTYLGGFKYIDQLTIDSDGDGVMDTGDGVIDSEDRVTIDDNSDRNWNVGFNLGVSYENLTLSARFYGSFDNNQYWNSANVVDPFLGGGIPWTYQLDYWSEGNTDALLPRPVSTSNENYNSAVDHFIVDAEFIKLQNVTLNYDFGENILNRISFIKSMNLYLSMENVGVIWTNSPVYEHGWDPELGVNNVDYPLPFTTALGLNIKF; from the coding sequence ATGAAAATTAAATTAAAAAATTTCTCTTTCTATCGAAAAAAAGAGCACTTAAGTTTTTTCTTGAGCGTATTGGTTTTTTCGTGTGTTTCTGCTAGTTACGGTTTGGAACCTATTATGAGTGTAGAATCTAAAAAAACTACAAACTATTTACAACAACAAGTAAAAGGACTTATTACAGACGTTAACGGGCAACCTATTCCGGGTGTTAATGTTGTTGAAAAAGGTACAACAAACGGAGTTCAGTCTGATTTTGATGGTGGCTTTTTTATTAGTCCATCAAACGAGAATGCCGTTTTGGTGTTTTCATTTGTTGGTTTTGTCACAAAGGAAGTTCCTATTGGTAGCCAAACAGATATTACAGTTGTTTTGGCTGAAGATATTGCACAACTGGATGAAGTTGTAGTTGTTGGTTATGGTACACAGAATTCTAGTAAAGTAGTAAGTTCTGTAGTTCAAGTTACTAATAAAGAACTAAATCTAGAGAAAAGACCTGTAACTAATGGATATTCTGCTTTAGTAGGATCTGTTCCTGGTTTAGTTATGAATAATACTAGTGGTTCTCCAGGAGCTATACCTAGTATTCAAATTAGGGGAACTAGTACTATTGGCGATGCTAATGATGTATTGGTTATAATTGATAATTTTGAAGGTTCTTTATCTGATATTAATCCTCAGGACATTGAAAGTGTATCTGTTTTAAAAGATGCTTCTGCTGTAGCTGTTTATGGTGCCCGTGGTGCAAATGGAGTATTATTGGTAACCACTAAAAAAGCATCTAGAAATAAAAAGACAACTGTAAGTTATAATATGACGAGTTCTATACAAACAACTCCGAGATTACAACAAACATTAAATTCTAGCCAATATATGGCGTTTCAAAATGATATTGCTCCGGGGACTTGGGATGAGAATTCTGTAAGTTTGGCTAATAGCGGCTTTTACCCTGAAACTAATTGGATAGAAGAAGTTTTTGAAAGTAGTGCTGTGCAACAATCTCATAGTTTAACCTTATCTGGTGGATCTGAAAACACAGGGTATTTAATGACAGGAAGTTACCTTACGCAAGAGGGGTTAGCGCTTGGAGAAGATAAATTTGAGAGATTGAATTTACGTTTAAAAATAGATACAGATATTAATAGTTGGTTAAACGTTGGTACTAACACATTAATTAGTAATAGAATAGATAAATCTGTAGAGGTTGTAGGAGGAACTAATGTAAGAGGTTTGCCTTTTTATCCTGTAAAAACGGAAGATGATTTATGGGTAAGTAATGGAACTGCAGATGGGTCTAACCCAGTAGCAAGTGCATCTTCAGGAAGCTTTAGTGAATCTGATTTAGATAGAATAAATGTACAGTTATACGCTAAAATAACACCTGTTAAAGGATTATCTTTGGAGGAACGTGTATCTTACATAAAAACTAATGAGTATGCAAGAGCATGGTCTAATCCATTTGCATCAGTAGGTCTTGATGCTACGGATCCTGACTCTTACACAAACCCAGATTCTGCAAATAGAGATTATTTTTCAGTTTCAACAGATGAAAGAGTATTAGAGGTACAATCTACTAAATCTCATAATTTTCGTTCTTTAACCTCTTTAACATACGAGTTTGAGAAAGGAAAACATTCTGCAAAAGCATTTTTAGCAATACAAAGTGAGAGTGGAGAATCAGAACTTTTAGCGGCAAGTAGAACAGGATTTCTTTTTGATAATATTATATCGTTAAATCAAGGTGAGCTTGTAAACGATTCTAACACTTATGATGGTCTTGGAAACACTGAGACTAGAGGTGGTAATGCAAGAACTTTGTCTTATATAGGTAGGTTTAACTACAGTTTTGCCGATAAATATTTAATTGAAGCATCTTTTAGAAGAGATGGGTCTTCTTATTTTACAGACGAAAATAAATGGGGCTTTTTTCCATCTGTTGCTGTAGGTTGGGTTGCTTCTAGAGAGAAATTCTTTGATAACGTTAATTTTGTAAATCTATTAAAATTTAGAGGGTCATACGGTTCTGCAGGTTCAGATGGTACGTTAGGTTCTGTAACTCAGCAATTAGTAACTTATGATGCTTCTGGATATCCTTTAGGAGGAGTTTCAAATGCAAGACTTGGAGTAGATAACTTTGTAAACCCTGATTTAATTTGGGAAACATCAACAATATTAAACATTGGAATTGACGCTTCATTATTCAATAGAAAACTAGACATTGGAGCTGAGTACTTTGTGAATAATCGTAAAGATATCTTGGATAATATTTCTTCAACGGCATACGAATATGGTTTTGGAGATGCGCAAGGTAACCCATATGATGTTAGAAGTTCTGGTTGGGACTTTAATATAAAACATAAAAATACTATTGGGAAATTCAAATATTCTGTTGGAGCTAATATCTCTAATTATGATAATGAAATTACTCGTATTGAAGGTGGTTCGGAAAGTAATAACCTGCAAGTAGGTTTAAGTGTAAATAATAGATTTGGGTATCAAGTAGATGGCTTTTTTGACAGTCAAGAAGAAATTGATACTTATGTTACAAGCGATGGAACGCTTATAGACCAGAGTAACGTTAGTGGTGCTAATGGTGTTGGAACTTACTTAGGTGGATTTAAATATATCGATCAGTTAACTATAGATAGTGATGGAGATGGTGTAATGGACACTGGAGATGGTGTTATTGATAGTGAAGATCGTGTTACAATAGATGATAATAGTGATAGAAACTGGAATGTTGGTTTTAACTTAGGAGTATCTTACGAAAACTTAACATTATCAGCTCGATTTTATGGTTCATTTGATAATAATCAGTATTGGAATTCAGCAAATGTAGTAGATCCGTTTTTAGGTGGAGGTATTCCATGGACATACCAATTAGATTACTGGTCTGAAGGAAATACAGATGCACTTTTACCAAGACCTGTTAGTACAAGTAATGAAAATTATAATAGTGCTGTAGATCACTTTATTGTGGATGCAGAATTTATTAAGCTACAAAACGTAACGCTTAATTATGATTTTGGTGAAAACATACTTAATCGTATTTCATTTATTAAAAGTATGAATTTATACTTGTCTATGGAGAACGTTGGAGTGATATGGACTAACAGTCCTGTATATGAGCATGGTTGGGATCCTGAATTAGGTGTGAATAATGTGGATTACCCATTACCATTTACTACGGCATTAGGTTTAAATATTAAATTTTAA